The genomic interval GAACATAGTGTTGAGACTGAAATTATGGAAGGATTGTTTGGCGCCTTCAAGCGTTCGGTAGAATTAGGCAGATAATTGCATATTCACATCCTGCTATTTTTTCTCGCTTTCTAAATTGACAAATACAATAAATTCTTCTTATATTTATATGCTTTGCGATTTAATAAAGGTTTGATAAAAAGCTAAACAGCCATCTTAATAGTAAAATTATACTATGGATTTGTAGGTGGTTTGATTCAACCTTTATTTGAATAAAGTTATTATAAGAGGCTTTTACCTAATCCATTTGTTAATTTTCCTAAACTTATTTACATGAACATTTCGAGACGGACATTTTTAAAAAATAGTACCCTTGCCTTAGCCGGAACTACCTTACTGGCTAGAGAGGGGTTTGCTTTTAAATCCAAAGAACTCATTGGCGTTCAGCTTTATTCCATACGGGATGATATGAAAAAAGACCCGCTGGGTACGTTGAAACAATTGGCTTCAATGGGTTACAAACACGTAGAGCATGCCAATTATGTAGACCGGAAATTCTATGGCTATGGCGCTAAAGAATTTAAAAAAATACTGGATGATCTGGGCCTAAAAATGCCGAGCGGCCATACAGTAATGAGCAAAGACCATTGGGATGATACCAAGAAAGACTTTACGGACAAATGGAAATATACTGTAGAAGATGCAGCTACCCTTGGTCAACAATTTGTGATCAGTCCCTCTATGAGTGAAACGGTACGTAGAAATTATGATGAACTGCTGCGCTTTATGGAACTGTTTAACAAAAGCGGCGAACTTTGTAAAAAATCCGGAATGAAGTTTGGCTACCATAACCACGATTTCGAGTTCAGCGAGAAGCTCAACAACTTAACCCTGTATGATATTATCCTGAAAAATACAGACCCTAAACTGGTAATGCAGCAACTGGATATTGGTAATATGGTAAATGGCGGCGGAGAAGCGATGGAAGTGCTGAAAAGATACCCTGGTCGTTTTGAATCCATGCACGTAAAAGACGAGATTAAATCTGAGAGTAAAGAACATGGGACCTACGAAAGCACAGTTCTGGGAACTGGCCTGATCAATGTAAAGGAAGTAATTGACTGGGGACGTAAATCCGGAGGAACTATACATTTTATTATTGAACAGGAATCTTATCAGGGAAAAACGCCGCTTGAGTGCGTAAGAGAAGATTTGAAGGTGATGAAAAAATGGGGATATATTTCCTGAAAAGGAAAATAAAGAATTCCATATATTGGTATTAAATTGCCTGCGGTTGTATCTAATTAAGATATAATCGCAGGCAATTTAATTTACAGAAAAACTTGAAAATCGCTAACCTAAATCGTTGTTAGAAAGTTAAATATATGAAATGAAACTTTGTTATAGTGGCCTTCTCGATTACTAATAACCCTTACAAAATTTGTTAGAAAAAAGAGAGTTTGATGCAGTGGTAGTGGGAAGTGGCCCTAATGGATTGGCTGCTGCTATTACCATGCAGCAAGCCGGACTCTCAGTATTACTTGTAGAAGTGAAGCATACGATTGGAGGAGGGATGCGTACTGCCGAACTTACATTACCTGGCTTTAAGCATGATATTTGTTCGGCTATCCATCCACTGGGCGCAGATTCTCCTTTATTCAAAACGCTGCCTTTACAGCAGTTTGGTCTTGAATATATATATCCACCGGTGGCTGCTGCCCATCCTTTTGACGATGGAACTGCCGCATTATTATACCAGTCCGTGGAGGCTACGGCTGCTACTTTGGGAATAGATGCAGAAGCTTATCGGAAGTTAATCAATCCGCTTTCTAAAGACTGGCCAAAGCTGGGGCCGACGCTGCTTGGGCCATTGCAGGTGCCGCCTCCCAATTTTCTGGCAATGGCCAGATTCGGATTGTCAGGTATATTGCCTGCTACTACTCTGGCCAATATCAAATTCAAAGGGAAACTGGCCAAAGGCTTATTTGCTGGAATGGCTGCCCATTCCATATTGCCCTTATCATTTACCACAACTGCTGCTCTAGGTTTGGTACTCACTCTACTGGGGCATAGCAAAGGATGGCCTTTACCCAAAAGAGGTACCCAGCAGATTGCCAATGCCTTAGGTGCATATTTTATATCGATTGGGGGAAAAATTGAGACTAATTTCCAGGTGAATTCTCTCAACCAGTTACCTTCATCCCATGCTGTTCTGTTTGATATTACGCCCAGGCAACTGTTGAAAATTGCCGGACATACGTTTTCACCTTTATACAAATGGCAACTTCAACAATTTAAGTATGGATTGGGTGTATTTAAGATCGATTATGCGCTGGATGGACCTATTCCTTTCAAAAATGAAATGTGCAAACATGCTGGAACCCTACACCTGGGAAATACCATAGAAGAGATTGCTGCCGGAGAAGAAGCCATTTATCAAGGCAAAAATCCCGAAAAACCATTTGTATTATTGGCCCAGCAAAGCCTGTTTGATTCCACCCGGGCACCAGCAGGAAAGCATACACTCTGGGCCTATTGCCATGTTCCCAACGGCTCTACTGTTGACCAGACCAACGCCATCGAAAATCAGATTGAGCGCTTTGCGCCGGGTTTTAAAGAGCGGATATTAGTCAGACATGTCATGAATACAGCGGATATAGAGACCTACAATAGCAATTATATAGGTGGTGATATCAATGGGGGCCGTCAGGACATTACCCAGCTTTTTACCCGTCCTGCCTTACGTTTTTCACCATACAAAACTTCCCGAAAAGGACTCTATATCTGTTCATCATCTACCCCTCCTGGCGGTGGTGTTCATGGTATGTGTGGCTATCATGCTGCCAGAACTGCTTTGAAGGATATATTCAATATCAAAATTGGATTAATACCTGAGAAAGCAAGACTTTAATTGGCCTTTGATTTGATTATTATCTTACTGCTTTAACTGATATTAATTTTTAGTTAAATCATACACCATATAGAATTGGAACAGCTAATTTGTTATCTTTGTTTAATTACAAAAGGAATTCAATGGAGTTCTTTAATTTGAAATTTTATATATGAATAACACAATTTTTGAAGCGGTTATTTTTGATATGGACGGGGTTGTGATAGATACCCGTAAACCCATTGAGGCATTCTGGATAGCATTGGGCAATAAGCATCAGATAGCCATTACACAGGAACTAATGGAAACCAGGATTCATGGCTGCCCGGCCAGGCAAACGATCAATGCTTTGTTTGGGAATTTATCAGAGGCTCAAAAAGAGGAAATATTTGAAGAAGGCGAAGAGTTTGAAACCTCCATGGAATATATCGCTATGGCAGGGGTAAAATCATTACTTCAAAGCCTGAAAGCCAATCAGATTCCTACTGCCCTCGTCACTAGTTCGCTCCGGCCAAAAGTTGATAAAGTAATAAACCATCTGGCTCTCGAAGGCTTATTTGAAGTAATTGTTACATCAGACCTGGTAAAAATAGGAAAACCCGATCCAGCCTGTTATGTAATGGCTGCTGAAAAATTAGGTAAAAATCCTGCCAGCTGTGTCGTGTTTGAAGATGCAGTGAGTGGTGTAAAAGCAGCAATCGGCGCAGGCATGCTTACCGTAGGGGTGGGCACTGGCATGCAAGAGAAATTACTCAAAGAAACCGGTGCGATAGATTGTAAACCTGATTTCCATAATGTAGCCATCAGAAATCATAAGAATTCCCTTGAGTTAGTTGTTTCAAACCATCTGTCACTTGAACTTTCTGCCAGTCAGTATATCACAAGATAAACAGCTATTTACATGTTCTCCATATTTTCCATAGAAACAGTAGGCCTGATTGCAGGAGCACTAACTACAGTTTCTTTTGTACCACAAGTGATCAAAACATGGCGTTCAAGGTCAGCCAAAGATTTATCCCTCAGCATGTTTACTTTATTCTGTGCAGGCCTGATCTTATGGCTTATTTATGGAATCGCCTTATCTTCTCTTGCCATCATTATTGCCAATGCCTTTACACTGGTATTGGCGATCTGCCTGCTCGTTTTTAAATTCACTTTTAAGAACTGACAATCAATACATTGCGGTTGTTAATCATAGTGGTGGATACTCACTACTTGCGATTCTGAGCTTAAAAGCGAAATCGTCATTTTGTTGTGTTGGAAGTATTGATCTTCTGTTAAATGATTATATAGATCGGTACATTTTTCTGAATTGGTATACTGAACGTAGAAAAGTTGCTCGCCCTTTTCATTCTCTATCTTAATAATAGACCCCATAATTAGAAGAATTAGGTAAAATATAAAAAGTTGAAATCCTTTCAAATGTCTTGCCAGGATTCCATAAATTAAGCTTTACTAGTACTTTAACGTAATTAGAATAAGCATGCCTTTCAAGATAATAACAACTTATTGAACTTTTTTAATAAATTTCACCCTTTTCCTGGCTTATTATATTTTATGCACCTCATTCTGTTTATTGGAATACCCGGAAGTGGAAAAAGTACTTTCTATTTTCAGCATTTTTTCCATACTCATATGCGGGTGAATCTGGATATGCTTCGCACCAGAAACCGGGAGAACAGGTTGCTTGAGTTTTGTTTTCAAACCCAGATGCCTCTGGTCGTGGATAATACCAATGTACAGTTGGAGGAGAGAAAGAAATACATAGATGCAGCAAAACAACATAAGTTTAAAGTGAGTGGATATTATTTTGAATCCAGCCTTCAGGCAAGCCTTGAGCGGAATGCAAAGCGTACTGGTAAACAGCAGGTGAGTGAAAAAGGGTTGAAGGCGAAGTATTACCAGTTGCAAATCCCGGAAAAGACGGAAGGATTTGATGAATTATTTTACGTACGTGTTCAAGACAATTTTACTTTTGACATAAGCCCCTGGAAAGATGAAGTTTGATGAATTCGATGCGCAGATGCGGATATATGAAACGGCTCACGACCAGTTGATTGCGCCAGATTTTTATGTGGTGGCTAGGCTTGATGGCAGAGGGTTTACAAAATTAACGAAAGAGAAACTTGACCTGGAAAAACCATTTGCTGTAGAATTCCGGGATGCGATGGCAATTACTGTAAAACACATGATGAATTGTGGTGCAAGAGTAGTGTATGGATACACA from Rhodocytophaga rosea carries:
- a CDS encoding sugar phosphate isomerase/epimerase family protein encodes the protein MNISRRTFLKNSTLALAGTTLLAREGFAFKSKELIGVQLYSIRDDMKKDPLGTLKQLASMGYKHVEHANYVDRKFYGYGAKEFKKILDDLGLKMPSGHTVMSKDHWDDTKKDFTDKWKYTVEDAATLGQQFVISPSMSETVRRNYDELLRFMELFNKSGELCKKSGMKFGYHNHDFEFSEKLNNLTLYDIILKNTDPKLVMQQLDIGNMVNGGGEAMEVLKRYPGRFESMHVKDEIKSESKEHGTYESTVLGTGLINVKEVIDWGRKSGGTIHFIIEQESYQGKTPLECVREDLKVMKKWGYIS
- a CDS encoding phytoene desaturase family protein, with translation MLEKREFDAVVVGSGPNGLAAAITMQQAGLSVLLVEVKHTIGGGMRTAELTLPGFKHDICSAIHPLGADSPLFKTLPLQQFGLEYIYPPVAAAHPFDDGTAALLYQSVEATAATLGIDAEAYRKLINPLSKDWPKLGPTLLGPLQVPPPNFLAMARFGLSGILPATTLANIKFKGKLAKGLFAGMAAHSILPLSFTTTAALGLVLTLLGHSKGWPLPKRGTQQIANALGAYFISIGGKIETNFQVNSLNQLPSSHAVLFDITPRQLLKIAGHTFSPLYKWQLQQFKYGLGVFKIDYALDGPIPFKNEMCKHAGTLHLGNTIEEIAAGEEAIYQGKNPEKPFVLLAQQSLFDSTRAPAGKHTLWAYCHVPNGSTVDQTNAIENQIERFAPGFKERILVRHVMNTADIETYNSNYIGGDINGGRQDITQLFTRPALRFSPYKTSRKGLYICSSSTPPGGGVHGMCGYHAARTALKDIFNIKIGLIPEKARL
- a CDS encoding HAD family hydrolase, whose product is MNNTIFEAVIFDMDGVVIDTRKPIEAFWIALGNKHQIAITQELMETRIHGCPARQTINALFGNLSEAQKEEIFEEGEEFETSMEYIAMAGVKSLLQSLKANQIPTALVTSSLRPKVDKVINHLALEGLFEVIVTSDLVKIGKPDPACYVMAAEKLGKNPASCVVFEDAVSGVKAAIGAGMLTVGVGTGMQEKLLKETGAIDCKPDFHNVAIRNHKNSLELVVSNHLSLELSASQYITR
- a CDS encoding SemiSWEET transporter, producing MFSIFSIETVGLIAGALTTVSFVPQVIKTWRSRSAKDLSLSMFTLFCAGLILWLIYGIALSSLAIIIANAFTLVLAICLLVFKFTFKN
- a CDS encoding ATP-binding protein; the encoded protein is MHLILFIGIPGSGKSTFYFQHFFHTHMRVNLDMLRTRNRENRLLEFCFQTQMPLVVDNTNVQLEERKKYIDAAKQHKFKVSGYYFESSLQASLERNAKRTGKQQVSEKGLKAKYYQLQIPEKTEGFDELFYVRVQDNFTFDISPWKDEV